One Candidatus Nitrososphaera evergladensis SR1 genomic window carries:
- a CDS encoding adenylate kinase family protein has protein sequence MKKAVVRLVITGNPGVGKHTSAQIVARELKAEIIDINRVALDNGAVLEKTGKGIEIDTKKASKIVASMLNKKKKSSFVIVGHLAPYVVKPAGIDMVAVLRRSPRKLEESLLERKYIQEKINENVSAEILGISLYDSIKAFGKRKVAEFDTSGKTPEQTAEEIVATVQKEKPRRSGSVDWLAVISEEEVQRYFAY, from the coding sequence TTGAAAAAAGCAGTAGTCAGGCTGGTCATCACGGGAAACCCGGGCGTGGGCAAGCACACGAGCGCCCAGATTGTTGCAAGAGAGCTGAAAGCAGAGATAATCGACATCAACAGAGTCGCGCTTGACAATGGCGCAGTGCTGGAAAAGACAGGCAAGGGAATCGAAATCGACACGAAAAAGGCCAGCAAGATAGTTGCAAGCATGTTAAATAAAAAGAAGAAAAGTAGTTTTGTCATAGTTGGCCACCTTGCGCCCTATGTTGTAAAACCAGCGGGCATTGACATGGTCGCTGTCCTGCGCAGGTCGCCCCGAAAGCTTGAAGAGTCATTGCTTGAGCGCAAGTACATTCAGGAAAAAATCAATGAGAACGTCTCGGCCGAGATCCTCGGCATCTCCCTTTACGATTCCATAAAGGCGTTTGGCAAGCGCAAGGTGGCCGAGTTTGACACTTCTGGAAAAACGCCAGAGCAGACTGCCGAAGAGATAGTCGCCACGGTGCAAAAGGAAAAGCCTCGGCGCTCCGGCTCTGTCGACTGGCTTGCGGTGATATCAGAGGAAGAGGTGCAGCGCTACTTTGCCTACTAG
- a CDS encoding ArsR/SmtB family transcription factor: MTDPDAKRLLWFLFAGSRGGENRIKIIGLLKERPYNTNQLAEAMGLDYKAIQHHISVLEKNNMVTRAGEKYGVLYFVSPYLEHNIQAFDEVKAAIDKKMMGARSGKK, encoded by the coding sequence ATGACCGACCCGGACGCCAAGCGCCTCTTGTGGTTCCTCTTTGCTGGCTCCCGGGGAGGCGAAAACCGCATCAAGATAATCGGCCTCTTGAAGGAAAGGCCGTACAACACCAACCAGCTTGCAGAGGCTATGGGCCTTGACTACAAGGCCATCCAGCACCACATAAGCGTGCTTGAAAAAAACAACATGGTCACAAGGGCGGGCGAAAAGTACGGCGTGCTGTATTTCGTATCGCCGTACCTGGAGCACAACATCCAAGCATTCGACGAGGTCAAGGCGGCAATAGACAAAAAGATGATGGGTGCCAGATCTGGAAAAAAGTAA
- a CDS encoding zinc ribbon domain-containing protein: MTKVFNGRSATDEYMSTHSLTFSTPEMTLKKFALWLGEQVNAPGKGQVPRLMLYVEEKGEKSNSEFAPDTDDSFKPTGAVADMYGDVQAPAPTEQMTPPQLTPLNRETLEPEGKFCVSCGSRLKANAKFCNKCGSAQG, from the coding sequence ATGACCAAGGTCTTCAACGGCAGGTCTGCAACCGACGAGTACATGTCGACGCACTCGCTCACCTTTTCCACGCCCGAGATGACACTGAAAAAATTTGCGCTGTGGCTTGGCGAGCAGGTGAACGCGCCGGGCAAGGGACAGGTGCCACGCCTCATGCTCTACGTCGAGGAAAAGGGCGAGAAAAGCAATTCCGAGTTTGCGCCGGACACGGACGACTCGTTCAAGCCGACAGGAGCCGTTGCAGACATGTACGGCGATGTACAGGCACCAGCTCCCACTGAGCAGATGACCCCGCCCCAGCTGACGCCGTTAAACCGCGAGACGCTAGAGCCGGAGGGCAAGTTCTGCGTCAGCTGCGGAAGCAGGCTCAAGGCAAACGCCAAGTTCTGCAACAAGTGCGGAAGCGCGCAGGGCTGA
- a CDS encoding MBL fold metallo-hydrolase produces the protein MMNNSNSGNATFFVRINGVLPDTNNGATTAAGEGKEAHTSISVFSDGFHLLVDAGGGVADSVKKGASDLGYKEEPDAILVTHGRREHTIDLASFSKSKIFCTSECAGQIAKESPQIDKSRFANIVPGQPFEAGPFSIVPVAADNAGDSPGFPGSVIYVIRAGDRKVIAGWDFLSLQNASADLMWNPDLVVLGTETYNDHPSTGMISVTQAYHTVKTWNAKDCYVLHYSGEKDKEDAKNQWHRGPAGPLPPDELQKTIDDYLRMSGLDGKISIKVARQAMVWRPAATVAAESVTEDDNSPVGNKIEIEALEKYVFGIEKRPDNKLMFVLEDSISRQENEFVNPRRKSSDSLHADPIKSMMMKGPELDLVVSGTTVKTSIIKGKKPMFAGDIRVSERDAKKLSRYIQENF, from the coding sequence ATGATGAACAATAGCAATAGTGGAAATGCCACGTTTTTTGTGCGAATAAATGGCGTGCTGCCTGATACCAACAATGGGGCAACAACAGCAGCAGGGGAAGGAAAAGAGGCGCACACCTCGATCTCGGTTTTTTCAGACGGCTTTCATCTGTTGGTTGACGCCGGCGGCGGGGTGGCTGACAGCGTAAAAAAGGGCGCGTCGGATCTTGGCTACAAAGAGGAGCCGGACGCAATACTGGTAACGCACGGCAGGCGCGAGCACACAATCGATCTTGCTTCTTTTTCAAAAAGCAAGATATTCTGCACAAGCGAGTGCGCAGGCCAGATTGCGAAGGAATCGCCGCAGATAGACAAGTCGCGCTTTGCAAACATTGTCCCCGGCCAGCCGTTTGAGGCAGGCCCGTTTTCCATAGTGCCTGTGGCGGCGGACAATGCAGGCGACAGCCCGGGTTTTCCCGGCTCTGTCATCTATGTGATTCGCGCCGGCGACAGAAAGGTTATCGCAGGGTGGGACTTTCTCAGCCTGCAAAACGCAAGTGCCGACCTTATGTGGAATCCCGACCTTGTAGTGCTTGGTACAGAGACGTACAACGACCACCCTTCTACAGGCATGATTTCAGTTACGCAGGCGTACCACACGGTCAAGACCTGGAACGCCAAGGACTGCTACGTCCTCCACTACAGCGGCGAAAAAGACAAAGAAGACGCCAAGAACCAGTGGCACAGAGGGCCGGCTGGACCGCTGCCGCCAGACGAACTGCAAAAGACAATAGATGACTATTTGCGCATGTCAGGTCTGGACGGCAAGATCAGCATCAAAGTTGCGCGGCAGGCAATGGTATGGAGGCCAGCTGCTACTGTGGCCGCTGAAAGCGTGACAGAAGACGACAACAGCCCGGTAGGAAACAAGATCGAGATCGAGGCGCTTGAGAAATACGTGTTTGGAATTGAAAAGAGGCCTGACAACAAGCTGATGTTCGTGCTTGAAGACAGCATAAGCAGGCAGGAAAACGAGTTTGTCAACCCAAGACGCAAGAGCAGCGATTCGCTGCATGCCGACCCGATAAAGAGCATGATGATGAAGGGACCGGAACTGGACCTGGTGGTGTCCGGCACGACGGTAAAGACGAGCATCATAAAAGGCAAAAAGCCGATGTTTGCCGGCGACATACGCGTAAGCGAGCGCGACGCAAAAAAGCTGTCAAGGTACATCCAGGAGAACTTTTAG
- a CDS encoding thioredoxin family protein yields the protein MNRDNASALAVGVAVVVLIAGFGFYFNNPELNKKASAGSAGEFVPVGANNTTTTTTATAKPHIDKSQFKQAPELAGISNYINSQPFKLADLKGKVVLVDFWTYSCINCIRTIPYLNAWYEKYADQGLVIVGVHSPEFDFEKNPQNVQAAVQKFGIKYPVVQDNDHGTWNAYQNRYWPHKYLVDDEGFIRYDHIGEGNYAETEKVIQSLLQERAANLGQNATINTSTTAKPEGAKSVDFGRINTPELYFGYKYARANLGNPEGFDPGKVVTYRLPDDYDAKIEPNVIYLSGDWLNNPDSMELKSHTGRIVLEYSAKSVNIVAGGTGKAYVSEDGHAVGADRGDDVSEQDNAADINGQRLYNLAAHGGYASHTLTIDIVGEGFRIYTFTFG from the coding sequence ATGAACCGCGACAACGCAAGCGCCCTTGCAGTGGGAGTCGCCGTGGTGGTGCTCATCGCCGGCTTTGGGTTTTACTTTAACAACCCCGAGCTGAACAAAAAGGCCTCGGCAGGCTCGGCCGGCGAATTCGTCCCGGTAGGCGCCAACAACACAACAACAACGACGACGGCGACCGCAAAACCACACATAGACAAGTCGCAATTCAAGCAAGCGCCAGAGCTTGCAGGCATCTCCAACTACATCAATTCGCAGCCGTTCAAACTTGCGGACCTGAAGGGCAAGGTGGTGCTGGTCGACTTCTGGACGTACAGCTGCATCAACTGCATCCGCACCATTCCATACCTGAACGCGTGGTACGAAAAGTACGCCGACCAGGGGCTGGTCATCGTCGGCGTGCACTCGCCCGAGTTTGACTTTGAAAAGAATCCGCAAAACGTCCAGGCCGCGGTGCAAAAGTTTGGCATAAAGTACCCGGTCGTGCAGGACAACGACCACGGCACGTGGAACGCCTACCAGAACCGCTACTGGCCGCACAAGTACCTTGTAGACGACGAGGGGTTCATCCGATACGACCACATCGGCGAGGGCAACTACGCAGAAACCGAGAAGGTGATCCAATCGTTGTTGCAAGAGCGCGCGGCAAACCTTGGCCAGAACGCGACGATAAACACTTCAACAACAGCCAAGCCGGAGGGCGCAAAGAGCGTCGACTTTGGCCGGATAAACACGCCCGAGCTGTACTTTGGCTACAAGTACGCCCGCGCAAACCTTGGAAACCCGGAGGGCTTTGACCCCGGCAAGGTGGTGACGTACAGGCTGCCAGACGACTATGACGCCAAAATCGAGCCAAACGTCATCTACCTTTCCGGCGACTGGCTCAACAACCCCGACAGCATGGAGCTGAAAAGCCACACAGGAAGAATAGTGCTAGAGTACTCGGCCAAGTCTGTCAACATCGTCGCCGGCGGAACAGGCAAGGCGTACGTGTCAGAAGACGGCCACGCGGTAGGGGCTGACAGGGGCGACGACGTCAGCGAGCAAGACAACGCCGCAGACATCAATGGTCAGCGCCTCTACAACCTTGCTGCGCACGGAGGATACGCCAGCCACACCCTTACAATAGACATAGTGGGAGAAGGATTCAGGATCTACACCTTTACCTTTGGGTGA
- a CDS encoding DUF7504 family protein, whose translation MVKSMHDDGDVAVVESIPGLRHVFFKGALPKGAFLLTGPAGSGKTMYCMQFLRDGIAAGERCLYVSFDPLFSKEKFRESLGSQKDDYEESFIAPTTASFFKSGKKDPGRAAALLEQVRRAVDSGAPARVAVDSVTHLLPHFSEGEVLEIVAELASVLRGASAMAIITLTTVPSKGDLSDTIASLLDGTLQIKLEDEGKDLARSLRLLAVRGTYHNPAWARFSITEKGTLMFGQEEQEDDGQAQAEPAITCKLCDKPIAGKVAYDADAPFHPHCLETYRKLSDIYGSSVVYAIPVGVINASFFFIDIVGLSDPSLSVEKQIKKIENLNRLISSCDAVARAPKDKRIILPTGDGMAIGFLMNPELPLQLSMQLHRKLGAFNKSAGAGEAIGVRIGLSAGPVFVVSDINGNQNVWGPGIILARRVMDIGDDRHILLADSLAEQLINLKDEYRRIIKLVSPKFTIKHGQAIKVYSASSADFGNPKVPARLAAG comes from the coding sequence TTGGTCAAATCCATGCACGACGATGGTGATGTAGCAGTAGTAGAATCGATCCCCGGTCTGCGCCACGTTTTTTTCAAGGGCGCGCTCCCAAAGGGGGCTTTCTTGCTCACCGGGCCTGCCGGCTCGGGCAAGACCATGTACTGTATGCAGTTTCTGCGGGACGGGATTGCAGCAGGGGAGCGCTGCCTGTACGTCAGTTTTGATCCGCTCTTTTCCAAAGAGAAATTCAGAGAATCGCTTGGAAGCCAGAAGGATGATTATGAGGAGTCATTCATTGCGCCCACTACCGCATCTTTTTTCAAGAGCGGAAAAAAAGACCCAGGCAGAGCTGCGGCCCTCCTTGAGCAGGTGCGCAGAGCTGTTGATTCTGGCGCGCCGGCAAGAGTCGCTGTTGACTCTGTAACTCATCTGCTCCCCCACTTTTCAGAAGGCGAGGTGCTGGAGATTGTCGCAGAGCTTGCCAGTGTTTTGAGGGGCGCCAGCGCAATGGCGATAATCACGCTCACGACCGTGCCGTCAAAAGGTGATCTGTCAGACACTATCGCGTCGCTTTTGGACGGCACGCTGCAGATAAAGCTGGAAGACGAGGGAAAAGATCTTGCAAGGAGCCTGCGGCTGCTTGCAGTCAGGGGGACGTACCACAACCCTGCGTGGGCCAGATTCTCGATAACAGAGAAAGGCACCCTGATGTTTGGGCAGGAGGAGCAGGAGGACGACGGGCAGGCGCAGGCAGAGCCGGCGATAACATGCAAGCTGTGCGACAAGCCTATCGCGGGCAAGGTCGCTTATGATGCAGACGCCCCGTTCCACCCGCACTGCCTTGAAACGTACAGGAAGCTGAGCGACATTTACGGATCAAGCGTCGTCTATGCAATTCCCGTCGGCGTCATAAACGCCAGCTTTTTTTTCATAGACATCGTCGGGCTTTCTGACCCCTCTCTGTCCGTGGAAAAGCAGATCAAAAAAATAGAGAACCTCAACAGGCTCATCAGCTCCTGCGACGCAGTAGCCAGGGCGCCAAAGGACAAGAGGATAATCCTCCCCACAGGAGACGGCATGGCCATCGGCTTTCTGATGAACCCCGAGCTCCCCTTGCAGCTGAGCATGCAGCTGCACCGCAAGCTGGGCGCCTTTAACAAAAGTGCCGGCGCGGGCGAGGCCATAGGCGTCAGGATAGGGCTGAGCGCAGGGCCGGTGTTTGTAGTGTCAGACATCAACGGCAACCAGAACGTGTGGGGCCCCGGCATAATCCTCGCCCGCAGGGTGATGGACATTGGAGACGACAGGCACATACTCTTGGCCGACAGCCTCGCAGAGCAGCTGATAAACCTAAAGGACGAGTACAGGAGGATAATAAAGCTGGTCAGTCCGAAATTTACGATAAAGCACGGGCAGGCGATCAAGGTGTACTCGGCGTCGTCTGCAGATTTTGGCAACCCCAAGGTGCCCGCAAGGCTTGCGGCTGGCTAG
- a CDS encoding Lsm family RNA-binding protein: protein MAAVVTRKFGEETLQFIGKKVAVETSDSKVYNGTLAGVDDKLDIVLDNVEGHGILKMILNGAFVKEIRLMEKPFDFKALAERLERAFPGLVRIREDVGAIIVMDKIKVTQSGVEEGTGLSADRVRSIFDAFMKETKK from the coding sequence ATGGCAGCTGTTGTTACAAGAAAATTTGGTGAAGAGACTCTTCAATTCATAGGCAAAAAGGTGGCGGTAGAGACTTCTGATAGCAAGGTTTACAACGGGACGCTTGCTGGCGTCGACGACAAGCTTGACATCGTGCTTGACAACGTCGAGGGCCACGGCATACTGAAAATGATCCTGAACGGCGCGTTTGTCAAGGAAATCCGCTTGATGGAAAAGCCGTTTGACTTTAAGGCGCTTGCAGAAAGGCTGGAAAGGGCGTTTCCCGGCCTTGTCAGGATCCGTGAAGACGTCGGCGCGATCATCGTCATGGACAAGATAAAGGTGACGCAGTCAGGAGTGGAGGAAGGAACGGGCCTTTCTGCCGACAGGGTCAGGTCCATCTTTGACGCCTTTATGAAGGAGACAAAGAAGTAG
- a CDS encoding MinD/ParA family ATP-binding protein, whose translation MPTTKCVAFHSYKGGTGKTTIAANCAALLAKKGFKVALLDLDVYAPSLYTYFGSEPRKWLNDYLLGDAAVEDVMTDVTETVREYTRKYDAGGRVQDGGRLWLGFCSMRKEEVYKLDSSTAESSKSQLRRFILLREQLISNYDLDYIIIDTSPGIRYWSINALAVADALFLTLKMGDIDIEGTNKLASEIYSSLTKYGTRSFLLLNRVAGYCVPEAHFAGSDDVRMAVTEEGDSADIAGVLAGKTGMEVISSIPCYCDIQFSRKEFLTALVQPGHPFTKQVERLIEAVQIKV comes from the coding sequence ATGCCTACAACAAAGTGCGTCGCCTTCCATTCCTACAAAGGGGGCACCGGCAAGACCACCATTGCCGCAAACTGCGCCGCGCTTTTGGCAAAAAAGGGCTTCAAGGTGGCGCTCCTTGACCTTGACGTCTATGCGCCAAGCCTCTACACTTATTTTGGAAGCGAGCCCAGAAAGTGGCTCAACGACTACCTCCTTGGCGACGCGGCGGTAGAAGACGTCATGACCGACGTCACGGAAACGGTTCGTGAATACACCCGGAAATACGACGCGGGCGGAAGGGTGCAGGACGGCGGAAGATTGTGGCTTGGATTTTGCAGCATGCGAAAGGAAGAGGTCTACAAGCTGGACAGCAGCACGGCGGAATCTTCAAAGTCGCAGCTGCGCCGGTTCATACTGTTGCGGGAGCAGCTTATCTCAAACTATGACCTGGACTATATCATAATTGACACCAGCCCCGGCATACGGTACTGGTCCATCAACGCGCTCGCCGTGGCCGACGCGCTCTTTCTCACGCTAAAGATGGGCGACATCGACATCGAGGGCACGAACAAGCTGGCCTCGGAAATATACAGCTCGCTGACAAAGTACGGCACAAGGTCGTTCCTGCTGCTGAACAGGGTGGCAGGCTACTGCGTGCCCGAAGCCCATTTTGCGGGCAGTGATGATGTCAGGATGGCAGTAACAGAAGAAGGAGACAGCGCAGACATTGCCGGCGTGCTTGCGGGCAAGACTGGCATGGAAGTCATTTCTTCGATACCGTGCTATTGCGACATACAGTTCAGCAGGAAGGAGTTCCTGACCGCCCTTGTGCAGCCGGGCCACCCGTTTACAAAGCAGGTGGAAAGGCTCATCGAGGCCGTGCAGATCAAAGTTTAA
- a CDS encoding cytochrome c biogenesis CcdA family protein: MVETSVLVSALAGAGSFFSPCILPILPAFISYLSGTTLSEVRNQNQGQQPAASGSSGSSSSVTLKRSTRLNIFLNTVYFVLGFSLVFAVLGVIFNSVLAGVGTGFQGTLQTAGGVVIIVFGAYLILSTRFARLNFEKRMTNLPRFKASYITSFVFGAAFASGWTPCVGPILGSTLALAATSPGAAYNSLLAYAIGLGVPFLITGAFFSQATGVIRRMVKHLKYFNPIMGGILIVLGILVFTNQLAVIANFPLADQIINLQRGI, from the coding sequence TTGGTAGAGACAAGCGTGCTTGTATCCGCGCTGGCAGGCGCCGGGTCGTTCTTTTCCCCGTGCATACTTCCAATACTGCCGGCGTTCATCTCGTACCTTTCTGGCACGACGCTTTCAGAGGTGCGGAATCAAAACCAGGGTCAGCAGCCGGCAGCCAGCGGCAGCAGTGGCTCATCGTCATCAGTCACGCTCAAGCGCTCGACGCGCCTCAACATCTTTCTAAACACCGTGTATTTCGTGCTGGGCTTTTCGCTCGTGTTTGCGGTGCTTGGCGTTATCTTTAATTCGGTGCTTGCAGGGGTCGGCACCGGCTTTCAGGGCACGCTGCAGACCGCCGGCGGGGTTGTCATCATCGTCTTTGGCGCCTACCTCATACTTTCCACGAGGTTTGCAAGGCTCAACTTTGAAAAGCGCATGACAAACCTTCCAAGATTCAAGGCAAGCTATATCACGTCGTTTGTCTTTGGAGCCGCGTTTGCGTCAGGGTGGACGCCGTGCGTCGGTCCCATCCTGGGAAGCACGCTTGCCCTTGCCGCAACTTCGCCGGGAGCCGCGTACAACTCGCTCCTTGCCTACGCCATCGGCCTTGGCGTGCCCTTTCTGATAACGGGCGCGTTCTTTTCGCAGGCGACAGGCGTCATCCGCAGGATGGTCAAGCACCTGAAGTATTTCAACCCGATAATGGGAGGCATTCTCATCGTGCTTGGCATCTTGGTCTTTACGAACCAGCTGGCAGTCATTGCCAACTTTCCGCTTGCCGACCAGATAATCAACCTGCAGAGGGGGATATGA
- a CDS encoding DEAD/DEAH box helicase, protein MTKTFAELGLSAELNKALSENGFEAPFPIQEAAIPLVLQGKDVIGQAHTGTGKTAAFGLPILARVSNEGPVQALVLVPTRELAVQVTTEISRLAKYTGIKTVAIYGGQSINIQNEKLQRGVQIVVATPGRLIDHIKQGSIILDDVKFVVLDEADRMLDMGFIDDIKFILFYVNEDRQTCLFSATMPPEILRLAEEYMKEIEHVRLNEEEVTLDTIEQSYLVVEEREKFRHLCDFIKKNRDAKAQTIVFAATKQRADRVAHQLKRDGFSAIAIHGDLTQRQRDQAMFKFRKGTEDILVATDIAARGIDVPAVGNVINYDIPDDPNVYFHRIGRTARAGAEGKAISLVSAERIADMECILAQTTLPIRKLNDEMGIAVPVAQPRSYGGGGYRGRQSYGGGGYGSRGYGGGGYGSSGYGSRGYGNSRGGGYGGGGRRGYGQRRGGYGGSRRGGGYGRSSNYGGRY, encoded by the coding sequence ATGACGAAGACGTTTGCAGAATTGGGTCTGAGCGCGGAATTAAACAAGGCGCTCAGCGAGAATGGATTTGAGGCGCCGTTTCCTATACAGGAGGCAGCTATACCCCTTGTTTTGCAGGGTAAGGATGTCATAGGGCAGGCGCACACAGGAACCGGCAAGACGGCAGCATTTGGACTGCCCATACTGGCCCGCGTAAGCAACGAGGGCCCCGTCCAGGCGCTGGTGCTTGTGCCGACAAGGGAGCTTGCGGTGCAGGTAACTACAGAGATTAGCCGGTTGGCCAAGTACACGGGAATAAAGACCGTAGCCATCTACGGCGGACAGAGCATAAACATCCAGAACGAGAAATTGCAGAGAGGCGTGCAGATTGTAGTAGCGACGCCCGGCAGGCTTATCGACCACATAAAGCAGGGCTCGATAATCCTTGACGACGTCAAGTTTGTCGTCCTGGACGAGGCTGACAGGATGCTTGATATGGGATTCATCGACGACATCAAGTTCATCCTGTTCTACGTCAACGAGGACAGGCAGACATGTTTGTTCTCTGCGACGATGCCGCCGGAGATCCTCAGGCTGGCAGAGGAGTACATGAAGGAGATAGAGCACGTACGGCTCAACGAGGAGGAAGTAACCCTCGATACGATAGAGCAGTCGTACCTGGTGGTAGAGGAGCGTGAAAAGTTCAGGCACCTCTGCGACTTTATCAAAAAGAACAGGGACGCCAAGGCGCAGACCATAGTGTTTGCCGCTACAAAGCAGCGCGCAGACAGGGTTGCGCACCAGCTAAAGCGCGACGGCTTTTCCGCAATAGCCATCCACGGCGACCTCACGCAGAGGCAGCGCGACCAGGCGATGTTCAAGTTCCGCAAGGGCACCGAGGACATCCTTGTTGCTACCGACATCGCTGCAAGGGGAATCGACGTGCCGGCGGTCGGAAACGTCATCAACTATGACATCCCCGACGATCCCAACGTGTACTTCCACAGAATAGGAAGGACGGCAAGGGCGGGCGCAGAGGGCAAGGCCATCTCGCTCGTTTCAGCCGAGAGGATAGCCGACATGGAGTGCATACTTGCGCAGACCACGCTTCCAATACGCAAGCTCAACGACGAGATGGGCATCGCAGTCCCTGTTGCGCAGCCACGCTCGTACGGCGGAGGAGGATACCGCGGAAGGCAGTCATATGGCGGTGGAGGTTATGGAAGCCGCGGCTATGGCGGTGGCGGGTACGGCAGTAGTGGATACGGAAGCAGGGGCTATGGCAATAGTCGCGGAGGAGGCTATGGCGGCGGAGGAAGGCGCGGGTACGGGCAGCGCCGGGGCGGCTATGGCGGCAGCAGACGCGGCGGCGGGTACGGCCGTAGCAGCAACTACGGCGGAAGATACTGA
- a CDS encoding zinc ribbon domain-containing protein produces MSFGVDTLGGLSEKLKQLSNDTQNMYEAFIDATQLYKQGKMNEKEYFARIGDYLVATSAMNFLAIRVIFEIKGAMDKGTSVKNPTGGVATTAPPQQAGFGIGGFVNAGGSVGPSAGYTLPSPQAEPTFKPVDIELPRPKAGGSTKNCVFCGASIPQHAKFCSKCGKSQ; encoded by the coding sequence ATGTCTTTTGGCGTCGACACGCTTGGCGGCCTGTCTGAGAAGCTAAAGCAGCTGTCAAACGACACGCAGAACATGTACGAGGCCTTCATAGACGCCACGCAGCTGTACAAGCAGGGCAAGATGAACGAAAAAGAGTATTTTGCCAGGATAGGCGACTACCTCGTCGCCACGTCTGCGATGAACTTTCTTGCTATCCGCGTCATATTTGAGATCAAGGGCGCGATGGACAAGGGCACGTCGGTAAAGAACCCGACGGGCGGAGTGGCAACTACCGCGCCGCCGCAGCAGGCAGGCTTTGGCATCGGAGGCTTTGTGAACGCAGGAGGGTCCGTCGGGCCGTCTGCAGGATATACGCTTCCGTCGCCCCAGGCAGAGCCGACGTTCAAGCCTGTAGATATAGAGCTTCCAAGGCCCAAGGCAGGCGGCAGCACAAAGAACTGCGTTTTCTGCGGGGCGTCCATACCGCAGCACGCCAAGTTCTGCAGCAAGTGCGGCAAATCGCAATAA
- the pyrI gene encoding aspartate carbamoyltransferase regulatory subunit: MSEASQLLVRRIKDGTVIDHIESGKALLVLTALAITGREGNVVTVALNVPSSKHGKKDIIKVENRYLETSETNKLALIAPRATINIIKDYKLVEKRKIQLPDSISGIFKCPNLKCITNSGEEIRSKIDVIDKEKLVLKCRYCARVISVDELVF; this comes from the coding sequence ATGTCCGAGGCAAGCCAGCTTCTTGTTCGCAGGATAAAGGACGGCACCGTCATCGACCATATAGAAAGCGGCAAGGCCCTCCTCGTTCTCACAGCCCTTGCGATCACCGGCAGGGAGGGAAACGTGGTGACCGTGGCGCTGAACGTCCCTTCAAGCAAGCACGGCAAAAAGGACATCATCAAGGTCGAAAACCGGTACCTTGAGACTAGCGAGACCAACAAGCTGGCCCTCATCGCGCCGAGGGCGACCATCAACATCATCAAAGACTACAAGCTGGTGGAAAAGCGCAAGATCCAGCTTCCAGATTCCATCTCTGGCATCTTCAAGTGCCCGAACCTGAAATGCATAACAAACTCGGGCGAAGAAATAAGATCAAAGATAGACGTCATCGACAAGGAAAAACTGGTGCTGAAATGCCGCTACTGCGCCCGCGTAATCTCTGTCGACGAACTCGTGTTCTGA